From a single Leptospira levettii genomic region:
- a CDS encoding Gfo/Idh/MocA family protein, giving the protein MDKKVRLGVIGTGHMGQYHVNVAKQLSDAELIGIFDANAERATQIAEKHKTKAFGTIEDLLKEADAIIIAAPTFLHHKIAKQALTEKKHVLVEKPISQTVEEAKELVNLAKQNNLILQVGHVERFNGAVLELGKIAEHPILIESRRIAPYNSRITDVGVVLDMMIHDIDIVLNLVKSEVTEVKAVGSSVVSNHEDIASVVLKFANGCVASLNASRSSQAKIRTLNISQKDSYVFLDFTNQEIELHRQASSTTQLGSGEIKYRQESIVEKIFVHKDNPLKQEHEHFVKCIKGESEPMVKGDSDIKTLEVAYRILEEIHGKK; this is encoded by the coding sequence ATGGATAAAAAAGTCCGACTCGGAGTCATTGGTACAGGTCATATGGGCCAGTACCACGTAAACGTGGCCAAACAATTATCTGATGCAGAACTCATCGGGATATTTGATGCCAATGCAGAACGTGCCACTCAAATTGCTGAGAAACACAAAACAAAAGCATTTGGAACGATTGAAGATTTGTTGAAAGAAGCTGATGCAATTATCATTGCAGCACCAACATTTTTACATCACAAAATCGCCAAACAGGCGCTTACTGAAAAAAAACATGTTTTAGTGGAAAAACCAATTTCCCAAACTGTGGAAGAAGCAAAAGAACTCGTAAACTTAGCAAAACAAAACAATTTGATTTTGCAAGTTGGCCACGTGGAACGATTTAATGGGGCAGTACTTGAGTTAGGTAAAATTGCCGAACACCCTATTCTCATTGAATCTCGAAGGATTGCACCTTACAACAGTCGTATTACTGATGTTGGTGTGGTTCTTGATATGATGATCCACGATATTGACATTGTTCTCAACTTAGTGAAATCAGAAGTAACAGAAGTGAAAGCTGTTGGATCTTCTGTTGTTTCGAATCACGAGGATATTGCAAGTGTGGTTTTAAAATTTGCGAATGGTTGTGTTGCTTCCCTCAATGCTTCTCGCTCTTCTCAGGCAAAAATTAGAACTCTAAACATTTCCCAAAAAGATTCGTATGTATTTTTAGATTTTACAAACCAAGAAATTGAACTACACAGACAAGCAAGTTCAACAACTCAACTGGGAAGTGGAGAAATCAAATACAGACAAGAATCCATTGTGGAAAAAATCTTTGTTCACAAAGATAACCCACTCAAACAAGAACATGAACACTTTGTAAAATGTATTAAAGGAGAATCTGAACCGATGGTGAAAGGTGACTCCGATATTAAAACATTAGAAGTGGCTTATCGTATCTTAGAAGAAATTCACGGCAAAAAATAA
- a CDS encoding YqgE/AlgH family protein → MTDHPDSTRGKLLISNSSVIQDFFHKSVVLMVDHDDDGAFGLVLNKPTDQTMESLIKNLPDTVHSNKPVYAGGPVDNLFVSILHNGKQTADPGVEVVPGIYMARSFDTMLEVLSSDQIQFRVLQGYAGWSSGQLESEFDRLSWVVSDLVDDSIVFKEDDSESIWREALRSKGGIYKYFVDHTKDPSLN, encoded by the coding sequence ATGACAGATCATCCTGATTCAACGCGCGGAAAGTTACTCATTTCCAATTCCAGTGTGATTCAGGATTTTTTTCATAAATCCGTTGTCCTTATGGTAGACCATGATGACGACGGAGCCTTTGGTCTGGTTTTAAACAAACCCACGGATCAAACCATGGAATCACTCATCAAAAACTTACCAGATACTGTTCATTCCAACAAACCAGTGTATGCTGGTGGACCAGTAGACAATCTGTTTGTATCCATTTTGCATAATGGAAAACAAACGGCTGATCCTGGTGTCGAAGTGGTTCCAGGGATTTATATGGCTCGAAGTTTTGATACAATGTTAGAAGTATTATCTTCTGACCAAATCCAATTTCGTGTATTACAAGGTTATGCTGGTTGGTCTTCTGGACAATTGGAAAGTGAATTTGATAGATTGTCTTGGGTTGTTTCTGATTTGGTAGATGATTCCATCGTATTTAAAGAAGATGATTCAGAATCGATTTGGCGGGAAGCTCTTCGTAGTAAAGGTGGAATCTACAAATACTTTGTAGACCATACCAAAGATCCCTCCCTCAATTAA
- the dnaJ gene encoding molecular chaperone DnaJ produces MSDRGYYEVLGVSKGASDDEIKSAYRKLAIKYHPDKNKGDKEAEEKFKEATEAYEVLRDPQKRQAYDQFGKAGVNAGGGGGYGAGAYTDFSDIFGDFGDIFSEFFGGGGGGSRGGGRRSGPQRGSDLRYNLEVSLEDAALGKEYKIEIPRLETCVDCSGSGASKGSSPTVCPDCSGTGQVRRTQGFFSVTTTCPRCKGKGKVISNPCKTCKGEGLTEKRRTIHIKIPAGVESGSRLKVSGEGESGPNGGPSGDLYVVTHIKKHPTFERQGNDLIVQKSISLSMACLGGEIEVPSIDGKTIQLKIPEGTESGQIFRLKGHGIPYLGSYGKGDQHVIIKVEIPKKLSKKQRELMEEFARESGEKVGSGGKSKLFFR; encoded by the coding sequence ATGAGCGACCGTGGTTACTACGAAGTATTAGGCGTTTCGAAAGGTGCCTCTGATGATGAGATCAAGAGCGCCTATCGTAAGTTAGCCATCAAATACCACCCTGACAAAAATAAGGGTGATAAAGAAGCGGAAGAAAAATTCAAAGAGGCAACTGAAGCCTACGAAGTGTTACGCGATCCGCAAAAACGCCAAGCTTATGACCAATTTGGGAAAGCTGGTGTGAATGCTGGTGGAGGAGGAGGGTATGGAGCTGGTGCTTATACTGACTTCTCTGATATCTTTGGAGATTTTGGTGATATCTTTAGTGAATTTTTCGGAGGCGGAGGTGGTGGTAGCCGCGGTGGTGGAAGAAGGTCTGGTCCGCAAAGGGGATCAGATCTCCGTTATAATTTAGAAGTTAGCTTAGAAGATGCTGCTCTTGGTAAAGAATATAAAATTGAAATTCCAAGACTCGAAACCTGTGTGGATTGCTCAGGTTCCGGCGCATCCAAAGGATCTTCGCCAACCGTTTGCCCTGATTGTTCGGGAACGGGACAAGTGAGAAGGACCCAAGGATTTTTCAGTGTTACAACTACTTGCCCACGTTGTAAAGGAAAGGGAAAAGTCATTTCCAATCCTTGTAAAACTTGTAAAGGTGAGGGTCTAACAGAGAAAAGACGAACCATTCATATTAAAATCCCTGCTGGAGTGGAATCGGGAAGCCGACTCAAAGTTTCTGGTGAAGGGGAATCCGGTCCAAACGGTGGTCCAAGTGGTGACTTATACGTCGTCACTCATATCAAAAAACACCCAACATTTGAACGCCAAGGAAATGATCTCATCGTACAAAAATCCATTTCTTTATCCATGGCTTGCCTTGGTGGAGAGATCGAAGTGCCTTCGATTGATGGAAAAACCATCCAATTGAAAATCCCGGAAGGGACAGAAAGTGGACAAATTTTCCGCTTAAAAGGACATGGAATCCCATACCTCGGTTCTTACGGGAAAGGAGACCAACATGTCATCATTAAAGTCGAAATTCCTAAGAAACTTTCTAAAAAACAGAGAGAACTAATGGAAGAATTTGCCCGTGAGTCTGGCGAAAAGGTCGGCAGCGGGGGAAAATCTAAGTTGTTTTTCCGCTGA